The sequence ATTTTCTTTAGTGAATGTTTACCCCATAGTTTGGATGGTCATTAATTCATTCAAATCAGAAAGCGAGTTCATTGTAAATCAATTTGGCTTTCCCAAGGTATTTGTTTTGGAAAATTTCATTAATGCATGGGAAATTGCTAATTTGGGTGTTTTATTTAAAAATAGTATTTTTATTTGCGTTATCGCGACAGGTATAACTGTTTTTCTAGGAGCATTGGCTTCCTATTTTTTGTCTAGATTTACCTTCAAAATGAATAAACTTATTTATACCTTTTTTATTTTTGGATTATTAATACCTATACATGCAACATTAGTGCCGATGTTTATATTAATGAGAAACCTTGGTTTACTTGATACTCCGGTAACATTGATATTTCCATATATCGCGTTTCATTTACCGATTACGATATTTATTTTAACAAGCTTTATGAAGGCGTTTCCAAAGGATATAGAGGAATCAGCAATTATGGATGGTTGTGGAATATTTCGTGTATTCTGGTCAATCATACTTCCTATGTCCCGCCCAGCTCTAGCAACTGTTGTTATACT comes from Sporosarcina sp. FSL K6-3457 and encodes:
- a CDS encoding carbohydrate ABC transporter permease, with the protein product MEAIVKSEKDTRKKKSTNKKKWTKNTIIYLILGIFSLVNVYPIVWMVINSFKSESEFIVNQFGFPKVFVLENFINAWEIANLGVLFKNSIFICVIATGITVFLGALASYFLSRFTFKMNKLIYTFFIFGLLIPIHATLVPMFILMRNLGLLDTPVTLIFPYIAFHLPITIFILTSFMKAFPKDIEESAIMDGCGIFRVFWSIILPMSRPALATVVILNFIYNWNEFSFALVLINDPGLQTLPLGLANFAGQFTTNYGAQMAGLTMSLIPIVVFYLLLEKEIVQGMTAGAVKG